In Myxococcales bacterium, the following are encoded in one genomic region:
- the mtnC gene encoding acireductone synthase, with protein MTARSFDAVVLDIEGTTAPIAFVHEVLFPYAAAHLDEFLAANADAPEVRAALALLARERAAEREPGAPDGDLAAYGQWLMARDRKSTGLKALQGMIWRDGYHAGVVTAELYPDVAPALARWRADGVVIASYSSGSIAAQQLLYRHAAAAGDLTPHFTAWFDTTTGPKRAPASYAHIAAALAIAPARIVFVSDVVEELAAARAAGLRGVLSLRPGNAPIADAAGFPTVTALDQLLG; from the coding sequence ATGACCGCGCGCAGCTTCGACGCCGTCGTCCTCGACATCGAGGGCACGACCGCGCCGATCGCGTTCGTGCACGAGGTCCTGTTCCCGTACGCGGCGGCGCACCTCGACGAGTTCCTGGCGGCCAACGCCGACGCGCCCGAGGTCCGGGCGGCGCTGGCGCTGCTGGCGCGCGAGCGGGCCGCCGAGCGCGAGCCCGGCGCCCCCGACGGCGACCTCGCGGCCTACGGCCAGTGGTTGATGGCGCGCGATCGCAAGTCGACCGGGCTCAAGGCGCTGCAAGGGATGATCTGGCGCGACGGCTACCACGCCGGCGTGGTCACCGCCGAGCTCTACCCTGACGTAGCGCCGGCGCTGGCGCGGTGGCGCGCCGATGGTGTGGTGATCGCCAGCTACTCGTCGGGCTCGATCGCGGCCCAGCAGCTGCTCTACCGGCACGCCGCGGCCGCGGGCGATCTGACGCCACACTTCACGGCCTGGTTCGACACGACGACCGGCCCCAAGCGCGCGCCCGCGAGCTACGCGCACATCGCCGCGGCCCTGGCGATCGCGCCGGCGCGGATCGTGTTCGTGTCCGATGTCGTCGAGGAGCTCGCCGCCGCGCGCGCCGCCGGCCTGCGCGGGGTGCTGTCGCTCCGTCCCGGCAACGCGCCCATCGCCGACGCCGCCGGGTTCCCGACGGTGACCGCGCTCGATCAGCTACTCGGCTGA
- the mtnB gene encoding methylthioribulose 1-phosphate dehydratase produces the protein MSELPRPTSTDDPAAALVAVVRRLHARGLAPGTGGNMSVVVPGPPRRLLITASGVDKGHATADELVLVDADGAQVGGRGRPSAETALHVALAGRGAGAILHVHSVWNTLASLRGADAGALTITGLEMLKGLAGVTSHHHREVVPVIDNSQDLPALAAALGRAVDEHRHSHGVLVAGHGLYTWGPDLAVAERHVEVFEFLFEVIERFSARGEPWPV, from the coding sequence ATGAGCGAGCTGCCGCGCCCCACCTCGACCGACGACCCCGCCGCCGCGCTGGTGGCGGTGGTGCGGCGGCTGCATGCCCGGGGGCTGGCGCCGGGCACCGGCGGCAACATGAGCGTGGTCGTGCCGGGCCCGCCGCGGCGCCTGCTGATCACCGCGAGCGGCGTCGACAAGGGCCACGCCACGGCCGACGAGCTGGTGCTGGTCGACGCCGACGGCGCCCAGGTCGGCGGGCGCGGCCGGCCGTCGGCCGAGACCGCGCTGCACGTCGCGTTGGCCGGGCGCGGCGCCGGCGCGATCCTGCACGTGCACTCGGTCTGGAACACGCTGGCGTCGCTGCGCGGCGCCGACGCCGGGGCGCTGACGATCACCGGGCTCGAGATGCTCAAGGGCCTGGCCGGCGTCACCAGCCACCACCACCGCGAGGTGGTGCCGGTGATCGACAACTCCCAGGACCTGCCGGCGCTGGCGGCCGCGCTCGGGCGCGCCGTCGACGAGCACCGCCACAGCCACGGCGTGCTCGTGGCCGGCCACGGCCTGTACACCTGGGGCCCCGACCTGGCCGTGGCCGAGCGCCACGTCGAGGTGTTCGAGTTCCTGTTCGAGGTGATCGAGCGATTCTCCGCGCGAGGTGAACCATGGCCCGTCTGA
- a CDS encoding cupin domain-containing protein, which translates to MARLTLRDSGRELTDPDAIAAALAAIGVTYERWASDRPLAADAPAADVLAAYADAIERLKASGGYVTADVIELHPTTPDLDVMLAKFCREHWHDEDEVRFIVAGRGLFHLHPVDGEVVAVEVVAGDLLRVPRGTHHWFDLCGERRVRAIRLFQDPAGWTPRYTDSGADARYQPLCLGPAELPPTP; encoded by the coding sequence ATGGCCCGTCTGACCCTGCGCGACTCCGGTCGCGAGCTCACCGACCCCGACGCGATCGCCGCGGCGCTCGCCGCGATCGGCGTCACCTACGAGCGCTGGGCCAGCGACCGGCCGCTGGCCGCCGACGCGCCCGCGGCCGACGTGCTCGCCGCCTACGCCGACGCGATCGAGCGCCTGAAGGCCTCGGGCGGCTACGTCACCGCCGACGTCATCGAGCTGCACCCGACCACGCCCGACCTCGACGTCATGCTGGCGAAGTTCTGCCGCGAGCACTGGCACGACGAGGACGAGGTCCGGTTCATCGTCGCCGGGCGCGGGCTGTTCCACCTGCACCCGGTCGACGGCGAGGTGGTCGCGGTCGAGGTCGTCGCCGGCGATCTGCTGCGGGTGCCGCGCGGCACCCACCACTGGTTCGACTTGTGCGGCGAGCGTCGCGTCCGCGCGATCCGGCTGTTCCAGGATCCGGCCGGCTGGACCCCGCGCTACACCGACAGCGGCGCCGACGCGCGCTACCAGCCGCTGTGCCTGGGGCCGGCCGAGCTGCCGCCGACGCCATGA
- a CDS encoding valine--tRNA ligase, with translation MTTAALSKQYDPSDVEPRHLRAWLEAGYFHADAASPQVPYGVTLPPPNVTGSLHMGHALGSTLQDILVRWRRMGSWNAMWMPGTDHASIAVHVLLEKELKRRENKTRQDLGREAFLERAWIWKERSGNRISEQEKVLGFSLDWARERFTMDEVSNKAVRESFVRLFEEGLIYRAKKMINWDPASATVVSDLEVDTVEEKGHLWELRYPVVGSDAVIVVATTRPETMLGDTGVAVHPDDERYKHLVGQLVELPLTGRQIPIVADTFVDPAFGSGAVKVTPAHDFNDYECGLRCGLPAIQIIDAKGLMCAPAPAAYVGLTVDACRKQIVADLEAAGALGEIKDHVVPRGRSQRSGAVVEPMLMEQWFVKTEPLAAPAIAAVESGKTKFVPELWTKTYMHWMTNIKDWCISRQLWWGHRIPAWYCACGHITVSRADATACGACGGADLRQDEDILDTWFSSALWPFSTLGWPDKSRDLSTFYPNAVLVTGPDIIFFWVARMMMMGLHFMGKVPFRTVYLTSIVTDENGVKMSKTIGNVLDPLDVIHGATLEQLIERTEADVPDAKKREEALRNVRKTFAKGVPAMGADALRFALAALNTSGRYIRLSADRVEGYRNFINKLWNASRFALMNLEGHDADSFESQLAHTKVHLTLADRWILSRLQRVATEVDTALAGFRFNDAANALYQFVWHELCDWYIELAKPHLHLPNDGTAPSPQRKIAQGVLAFVLERTLRLLHPIVPFVTEEIWQKLPKPSHLPASLMITIYPRGEDQLIDDEAEREMALVQELAVSVRMLRSTYSVPPSWSVPVEVRIADEAARAIVDRHQALIENAARVTMNLTAGGGPVEGSAKEIVRDLAEIVMPLAGLVDTAAEQARIGRDIVKADKEIAHLEKKLANPQFVERAPEDVIAEHRARLTEEENRKRRLLEALAQLG, from the coding sequence ATGACGACCGCGGCCCTGTCCAAGCAGTACGACCCGTCCGACGTCGAGCCTCGCCACCTGCGCGCGTGGCTGGAGGCGGGCTACTTCCACGCCGACGCGGCCAGCCCGCAGGTCCCGTACGGCGTCACGCTGCCGCCGCCGAACGTCACCGGCTCGCTGCACATGGGCCACGCGCTCGGCTCGACGCTGCAGGACATCCTGGTCCGCTGGCGCCGCATGGGCTCGTGGAACGCGATGTGGATGCCGGGCACCGACCACGCGTCGATCGCCGTGCACGTGCTGCTCGAGAAGGAGCTCAAGCGGCGCGAGAACAAGACCCGCCAGGACCTCGGCCGCGAGGCGTTCCTCGAGCGGGCCTGGATCTGGAAGGAGCGCTCGGGCAACCGCATCTCCGAGCAAGAGAAGGTGCTCGGCTTCTCGCTCGACTGGGCGCGCGAGCGCTTCACGATGGACGAGGTCTCGAACAAGGCCGTGCGCGAGAGCTTCGTGCGCCTGTTCGAGGAGGGCCTGATCTACCGGGCCAAGAAGATGATCAACTGGGACCCGGCCAGCGCGACCGTGGTCAGCGACCTCGAGGTCGACACCGTCGAGGAGAAGGGCCACCTGTGGGAGCTGCGCTACCCGGTGGTCGGCTCCGACGCCGTGATCGTCGTGGCCACGACCCGGCCCGAGACGATGCTCGGCGACACCGGCGTCGCGGTCCACCCCGACGACGAGCGCTACAAGCACCTCGTCGGGCAGCTGGTCGAGCTGCCGCTGACCGGCCGCCAGATCCCGATCGTGGCCGACACCTTCGTCGACCCCGCGTTCGGCTCGGGCGCGGTCAAGGTCACGCCGGCCCACGACTTCAACGACTACGAGTGCGGCCTGCGCTGCGGCCTGCCGGCGATCCAGATCATCGACGCCAAGGGCCTGATGTGCGCGCCGGCGCCGGCCGCCTACGTCGGGCTCACGGTCGACGCCTGCCGCAAGCAGATCGTGGCCGACCTCGAGGCCGCGGGCGCGCTCGGCGAGATCAAGGATCACGTCGTGCCGCGCGGCCGCTCGCAGCGCTCGGGCGCGGTGGTCGAGCCCATGCTCATGGAGCAGTGGTTCGTGAAGACCGAGCCGCTGGCGGCGCCGGCGATCGCCGCGGTCGAGTCGGGCAAGACCAAGTTCGTGCCCGAGCTGTGGACCAAGACCTACATGCACTGGATGACCAACATCAAGGACTGGTGCATCTCGCGCCAGCTGTGGTGGGGCCACCGCATCCCGGCCTGGTACTGCGCCTGCGGCCACATCACCGTCAGCCGCGCCGACGCCACCGCGTGCGGCGCCTGCGGCGGCGCCGACCTGCGCCAGGACGAGGACATCCTCGACACCTGGTTCTCGTCGGCGCTGTGGCCGTTCTCGACCCTGGGCTGGCCCGACAAGAGCCGCGACCTGTCGACCTTCTACCCCAACGCGGTGCTGGTCACCGGCCCCGACATCATCTTCTTCTGGGTCGCGCGCATGATGATGATGGGCCTGCACTTCATGGGCAAGGTGCCGTTCCGGACGGTCTACCTGACGTCGATCGTCACCGACGAGAACGGCGTCAAGATGTCCAAGACCATCGGCAACGTCCTCGATCCGCTCGACGTGATCCACGGCGCGACCCTCGAGCAGCTGATCGAGCGGACCGAGGCCGACGTGCCCGACGCCAAGAAGCGCGAGGAGGCGCTCCGCAACGTGCGCAAGACCTTCGCCAAGGGCGTGCCGGCGATGGGCGCCGACGCGCTGCGGTTCGCGCTGGCCGCGCTCAACACCTCGGGCCGGTACATCCGCCTGTCGGCCGATCGGGTCGAGGGCTACCGCAACTTCATCAACAAGCTCTGGAACGCGTCGCGGTTCGCGCTGATGAACCTCGAGGGCCACGACGCCGACAGCTTCGAGAGCCAGCTCGCGCACACCAAGGTCCACCTGACCCTGGCCGACCGCTGGATCCTGTCGCGCCTGCAGCGGGTCGCGACCGAGGTCGACACCGCGCTGGCCGGGTTCCGCTTCAACGACGCCGCCAACGCGCTCTACCAGTTCGTCTGGCACGAGCTGTGCGACTGGTACATCGAGCTGGCCAAGCCGCACCTGCACCTGCCCAACGACGGCACCGCGCCGTCGCCGCAGCGCAAGATCGCCCAGGGCGTGCTGGCGTTCGTGCTCGAGCGCACGCTGCGCCTGCTGCACCCGATCGTGCCGTTCGTGACCGAGGAGATCTGGCAGAAGCTGCCCAAGCCGAGCCACCTGCCGGCGTCGCTGATGATCACGATCTACCCGCGCGGCGAGGACCAGCTGATCGACGACGAGGCCGAGCGCGAGATGGCGCTGGTGCAGGAGCTGGCGGTCAGCGTGCGCATGCTGCGCTCGACCTACAGCGTGCCGCCGTCGTGGAGCGTGCCGGTCGAGGTCCGGATCGCCGACGAGGCCGCCCGCGCGATCGTCGATCGCCACCAGGCGCTGATCGAGAACGCGGCGCGCGTGACGATGAACCTGACCGCCGGCGGCGGCCCGGTCGAGGGCAGCGCCAAGGAGATCGTGCGCGACCTGGCCGAGATCGTGATGCCGCTGGCGGGCCTGGTCGACACCGCGGCCGAGCAGGCGCGCATCGGCCGGGACATCGTCAAGGCCGACAAGGAGATCGCGCACCTCGAGAAGAAGCTGGCCAACCCGCAGTTCGTCGAGCGCGCGCCCGAGGACGTCATCGCCGAGCACCGGGCGCGCCTGACCGAGGAGGAGAACCGCAAGCGCCGCCTGCTCGAGGCGCTGGCGCAGCTGGGGTGA
- a CDS encoding MFS transporter produces the protein MSEPDDVRARGTWIAAGDWGAFFALALDNLTNLVLLASILVGGFGFPADVLATRMIPGTALGVMVGDLAYTWMAMRLRHQTGRADVTAMPLGLDTPSTVGMAVAVLGPTWKMTNDAILTWQVGMAVMVLMAIVKTAAAFAGDAIRRAAPSAGLLGSIAGVGIALLGVLPLLNLFDAPIAGLAALGVVLYALVARLPLPRRLPGALLAVVVGTALYYALGAAGAQPGFHAPQFELTTALPWPTLGFLDGLDRAIHFLPLALPFALLTVVGGINVTESARAAGDDYRTRDVLLIEAGATLLAGLTGGVAQSTPYIGHPAYKRMGARAGYTLLAGVFVGLGGALGIVQFLTQAIPAAAIAPLLLFVGVEIVGQAFDVPPRRHAPAVVLAMLPSVAELGRILITMVTGGAPLAGGAAHTGHTVDVIAHGFIVTGLLWGAIAAELIERRPVRAAIWCAVAAALAAIGLIHSTLPTGALYWPWHAGARESLTLAAAYATLGAMFVLGSRVAPLAPASAE, from the coding sequence ATGAGCGAGCCGGACGACGTGCGCGCGCGCGGGACGTGGATCGCGGCGGGGGACTGGGGGGCGTTCTTCGCGCTGGCGCTCGACAACCTGACCAACCTGGTGCTGCTGGCGTCGATCCTGGTCGGCGGGTTCGGGTTCCCGGCCGACGTGCTCGCGACCCGCATGATCCCCGGCACGGCGCTGGGCGTGATGGTCGGCGACCTCGCGTACACGTGGATGGCGATGCGCCTGCGCCACCAGACCGGGCGCGCCGACGTCACCGCGATGCCGCTGGGCCTCGACACGCCGTCGACGGTCGGCATGGCGGTCGCGGTGCTCGGCCCGACCTGGAAGATGACCAACGACGCGATCCTGACCTGGCAGGTCGGCATGGCGGTGATGGTGCTGATGGCGATCGTCAAGACCGCGGCCGCGTTCGCCGGCGACGCGATCCGCCGGGCCGCCCCGAGCGCCGGGCTGCTCGGCTCGATCGCCGGCGTCGGCATCGCGCTCCTGGGCGTGCTGCCGCTGCTCAACCTGTTCGACGCGCCGATCGCCGGCCTGGCCGCGCTCGGCGTCGTGCTGTACGCGCTGGTCGCGCGGCTGCCGCTGCCGCGCCGCCTGCCCGGCGCGCTGCTCGCGGTCGTCGTCGGCACCGCGCTCTACTACGCGCTCGGCGCCGCCGGCGCGCAGCCCGGGTTCCACGCGCCGCAGTTCGAGCTGACCACGGCCCTGCCGTGGCCGACGCTGGGCTTCCTCGACGGGCTCGACCGCGCGATCCACTTCCTGCCGCTGGCGCTGCCGTTCGCGCTGCTGACGGTGGTCGGCGGCATCAACGTCACCGAGAGCGCCCGCGCCGCCGGCGACGACTACCGCACCCGCGACGTCCTGCTGATCGAGGCCGGCGCGACGTTGCTCGCGGGGCTCACCGGCGGGGTCGCGCAGTCGACGCCGTACATCGGCCACCCGGCCTACAAGCGCATGGGCGCGCGCGCCGGGTACACGCTCCTGGCCGGCGTGTTCGTCGGCCTCGGCGGCGCGCTCGGGATCGTGCAGTTCCTGACCCAGGCCATCCCGGCCGCGGCGATCGCGCCGCTGCTCCTGTTCGTCGGCGTCGAGATCGTCGGGCAGGCGTTCGACGTGCCGCCGCGGCGGCACGCGCCGGCGGTGGTGCTGGCGATGCTGCCGTCGGTCGCCGAGCTCGGGCGCATCCTGATCACGATGGTCACCGGCGGCGCGCCGCTGGCCGGCGGCGCCGCCCACACCGGCCACACGGTCGACGTGATCGCCCACGGCTTCATCGTCACCGGCCTGCTCTGGGGCGCGATCGCCGCCGAGCTGATCGAGCGCCGCCCGGTGCGCGCCGCGATCTGGTGCGCGGTCGCGGCGGCGCTGGCGGCGATCGGCCTGATCCACTCGACCCTGCCGACCGGCGCGCTCTACTGGCCGTGGCACGCCGGCGCCCGCGAGAGCCTGACGCTCGCGGCGGCCTACGCCACGCTCGGCGCGATGTTCGTCCTCGGCAGCCGGGTCGCGCCGCTGGCGCCGGCGTCAGCCGAGTAG
- a CDS encoding isochorismatase family protein, whose product MLAAPLDPSTLALLIIDVQDRLVAAMPAEVAATVERNLITLAAAAERFALPVIVSEQYPKGLGRTTAAVAGALEAVRGVCFFEKIEFAACAAPAWAEAVGPDPRKIYLVTGMETHVCVFQTVRALRGAGHEVIVLADAVASRTERNWQTGLDLCRQTGALIATTEMVVFDLLGKAGTDDFKALSRLLR is encoded by the coding sequence ATGCTCGCCGCGCCGCTCGATCCGTCCACGCTCGCGCTCCTCATCATCGACGTCCAGGACCGGCTGGTGGCCGCGATGCCGGCCGAGGTCGCCGCTACCGTCGAGCGCAACCTCATCACCCTGGCCGCCGCCGCCGAGCGCTTCGCGCTGCCGGTGATCGTGAGCGAGCAGTACCCCAAGGGCCTGGGCCGGACCACCGCCGCGGTCGCCGGCGCCCTCGAGGCGGTCCGGGGCGTGTGCTTCTTCGAGAAGATCGAGTTCGCGGCGTGCGCCGCGCCGGCCTGGGCCGAGGCGGTCGGTCCGGATCCGCGCAAGATCTACCTGGTGACCGGCATGGAGACCCACGTCTGCGTGTTCCAGACCGTCCGCGCGCTGCGCGGGGCCGGGCACGAGGTGATCGTGCTCGCCGACGCGGTCGCCAGCCGCACCGAGCGCAACTGGCAGACCGGCCTCGACCTGTGTCGACAGACGGGCGCGCTCATCGCCACCACCGAGATGGTCGTGTTCGACCTCCTGGGCAAGGCCGGCACCGACGACTTCAAGGCGCTGTCGCGGCTGCTGCGCTGA